One Phycisphaera mikurensis NBRC 102666 DNA window includes the following coding sequences:
- a CDS encoding superoxide dismutase — translation MAFSLPSLTYAYDALEPAIDARTMEVHYSKHFAGYASKLTAALEGTEWADRSVEEILAKLDQLPEGKQTAVRNNGGGYFNHDLFFTTLKAPSENNAPSGELAEAIERDFGGFADFKKSFSDAAASRFGSGWAWLCVQPGGKLHVTSTANQDTTFMPPAFGGHGEGHHPVLGLDVWEHAYYLHYQNRRPDYIEAFFSVIDWDKVGEKHAAAKG, via the coding sequence ATGGCCTTCTCCCTCCCCAGCCTCACCTACGCCTACGACGCGCTCGAGCCGGCGATCGACGCCCGCACGATGGAGGTCCACTACAGCAAGCACTTCGCCGGATACGCCTCCAAGCTGACTGCGGCGCTCGAGGGCACCGAGTGGGCGGACAGGTCCGTTGAGGAGATCCTCGCGAAGCTCGATCAGCTCCCCGAGGGCAAGCAGACCGCCGTCCGCAACAACGGCGGCGGGTACTTCAACCACGACCTGTTCTTCACGACGCTGAAGGCTCCCAGCGAGAACAACGCCCCCTCCGGCGAGCTGGCGGAAGCCATCGAGCGCGACTTCGGCGGCTTCGCCGACTTCAAGAAGTCCTTCAGCGATGCCGCGGCCAGCCGCTTCGGCTCCGGCTGGGCGTGGCTCTGCGTGCAGCCCGGCGGCAAGCTCCACGTCACGAGCACGGCGAATCAGGACACCACCTTCATGCCCCCCGCCTTCGGCGGGCACGGGGAGGGCCATCACCCCGTGCTGGGCCTCGACGTGTGGGAGCACGCCTACTACCTGCACTACCAGAACCGCCGGCCCGACTACATCGAGGCCTTCTTCTCCGTGATCGACTGGGACAAGGTCGGCGAGAAGCACGCCGCCGCGAAGGGTTGA
- a CDS encoding sigma-70 family RNA polymerase sigma factor — MNSFALAGNPGTLAVSPLAQARRLGGIDYVQDGLSEEEAATVREILGEKYEYMDHPAFELPREEAEEQLFDDPEPIGHADVSWYHPAMSWIDEPRLGRSATKTLTAAEERVIFAQFNYCRFRVFNLKQELVDQTHRDPALVREMLTWYEKAEGYREQIAGLNLALVLAMAKRIRGADVDWGEMISEGNMALLRSIDKFDITRGFKFSTYACRAILKAFSRQGIKHSKYRSTFPTDFDPKFERSNHQSEKNEEHETDCVDELREIIRRNKASLSDVERGVIERRFAVGDNARIDAKGDPRPLTLEQVGKILGVTKERVRQIQTEALDKIRDHFEGDFLR; from the coding sequence ATGAACAGCTTCGCCCTCGCCGGCAACCCCGGAACCCTCGCCGTCTCGCCCCTCGCGCAGGCCCGCCGCCTCGGCGGCATCGACTACGTGCAGGACGGCCTCTCCGAGGAAGAAGCGGCCACCGTCCGCGAGATCCTCGGCGAGAAGTACGAGTACATGGACCACCCCGCCTTCGAGCTCCCCCGCGAGGAAGCCGAGGAGCAGCTTTTCGATGATCCCGAGCCCATCGGCCACGCCGACGTGTCGTGGTACCACCCCGCCATGAGCTGGATCGACGAGCCCCGGCTCGGCCGGTCCGCGACCAAGACGCTCACCGCCGCCGAGGAGCGGGTGATCTTCGCTCAGTTCAACTACTGCCGCTTCCGGGTCTTCAACCTGAAGCAGGAGCTCGTCGACCAGACCCACCGCGACCCCGCGCTCGTGCGGGAGATGCTGACCTGGTACGAGAAGGCCGAGGGCTACCGCGAGCAGATCGCGGGCCTGAACCTCGCTCTCGTGCTGGCGATGGCCAAGCGGATCCGTGGCGCCGACGTCGACTGGGGCGAGATGATCTCCGAGGGCAACATGGCCCTGCTCCGATCGATCGACAAGTTCGACATCACCCGCGGCTTCAAGTTCTCGACCTACGCCTGCCGCGCGATCCTCAAGGCGTTCAGCCGCCAGGGCATCAAGCACAGCAAGTACCGGTCCACGTTCCCCACCGACTTCGATCCGAAGTTCGAGCGGTCGAACCATCAGTCGGAGAAGAACGAGGAGCACGAGACCGACTGCGTCGACGAGCTGCGGGAGATCATCCGCCGCAACAAGGCCAGCCTCTCCGACGTCGAGCGCGGCGTCATCGAGCGCCGCTTCGCGGTCGGCGACAACGCCCGCATCGACGCCAAGGGCGACCCCCGACCGCTGACGCTGGAGCAGGTGGGCAAGATCCTCGGCGTCACCAAGGAGCGTGTCCGTCAGATCCAGACGGAGGCCCTGGACAAGATCCGGGACCACTTCGAGGGCGACTTCCTCCGCTGA
- a CDS encoding LL-diaminopimelate aminotransferase: MARLNDHFLKLSAGYLFPEIGRRVGAFIEANPGAAERIIKLGIGDVTEPLPAACREAMKSAVDDLGEKASFRGYGPEQGYGFLREKIAEHDFQSRGCDVSADEIFVSDGSKCDCANILDVLGSGNRVAVTDPVYPVYVDTNVMAGNTGPAAHGGGYEGITYLPLTKENGFEAEIPTQRLDVVYLCFPNNPTGAVASRKHLAAWVAYAKEHDALLLFDAAYEAFVQDDALPRSIYEIPGADTCAIEFRSFSKNAGFTGTRCAFTVCPRGVMATDADGRKHALHGLWNRRQSTKFNGVSYVVQRAAEAVYSPEGREQCRGLVAFYMENARILREKLSAAGIAVHGGVHAPYLWLETPGDASSWDYFDRLLHGAHVVGTPGAGFGRAGEGYFRLSAFNSRENVEEAIRRIETMTAA, from the coding sequence ATCGCCCGCCTGAACGACCACTTCCTGAAGCTCTCCGCCGGCTACCTGTTCCCCGAGATCGGCCGGCGGGTGGGCGCGTTCATCGAGGCGAACCCCGGCGCGGCGGAGCGGATCATCAAGCTGGGCATCGGCGACGTCACCGAGCCGCTGCCCGCGGCCTGCCGCGAGGCGATGAAGTCGGCGGTGGACGACCTGGGCGAGAAGGCGAGCTTCCGCGGCTACGGACCCGAGCAGGGCTACGGCTTCCTCCGCGAGAAGATCGCCGAGCACGACTTCCAGAGCCGCGGCTGCGACGTCTCGGCGGACGAGATCTTCGTCTCCGACGGCAGCAAGTGCGACTGCGCCAACATCCTGGACGTCCTCGGCTCCGGCAACCGGGTCGCGGTGACCGATCCCGTCTACCCCGTTTACGTGGACACCAACGTGATGGCCGGCAACACCGGGCCGGCGGCGCACGGCGGCGGCTACGAGGGCATCACGTACCTACCGCTCACCAAGGAGAACGGCTTCGAGGCCGAGATCCCCACCCAGCGGCTCGACGTCGTGTACCTGTGCTTCCCCAACAACCCCACGGGAGCCGTCGCGAGCCGTAAGCACCTCGCCGCGTGGGTGGCGTACGCCAAGGAGCACGATGCGCTGCTGCTCTTCGACGCCGCCTACGAGGCTTTCGTGCAGGACGACGCGCTGCCGCGGAGCATCTACGAGATCCCCGGCGCCGACACCTGCGCCATCGAGTTCCGCAGCTTCTCCAAGAACGCCGGCTTCACCGGCACCCGCTGCGCCTTCACCGTCTGCCCGCGGGGCGTCATGGCGACGGACGCCGACGGCAGAAAGCACGCCCTGCACGGGCTCTGGAACCGCCGGCAGAGCACCAAGTTCAACGGCGTCAGCTACGTCGTGCAGCGGGCCGCCGAGGCGGTGTACTCGCCCGAAGGCCGGGAGCAGTGCCGCGGCCTCGTCGCCTTCTACATGGAGAACGCCCGGATCCTCCGGGAGAAGCTCTCCGCCGCCGGCATCGCCGTGCACGGCGGCGTCCATGCGCCGTACCTCTGGCTGGAGACGCCCGGCGATGCTTCCAGCTGGGACTACTTCGACCGGCTGCTCCACGGGGCCCACGTCGTCGGCACCCCCGGCGCCGGCTTCGGCCGGGCCGGCGAAGGCTACTTCCGCCTCTCCGCCTTCAACAGCCGCGAGAACGTGGAGGAGGCGATCCGCCGCATCGAGACGATGACCGCCGCCTGA
- a CDS encoding PEP-CTERM sorting domain-containing protein encodes MTAFSCRVAALACVLPLAAASAQVNVAILQSDLGLQVDEAANGLFSTSGGPDLPGFQVRRFDVLPDLAERSGRLSFDTSTLPLDRFDVVGVELDFTVTSFTSTGTGSTPNSGVDVSGFSLDDSPFVILGSDPGATLLASTAADELGRFSLDLGAAAAALVAEGDGFGVAFRGQGDTNVSIAGPGAIPFGDRPVLAVSLQEIPEPATGLLAAAGLACLGRRRARVAG; translated from the coding sequence ATGACCGCCTTCTCTTGCCGCGTCGCTGCGCTCGCCTGTGTCCTGCCGCTCGCGGCGGCGTCGGCCCAGGTGAACGTCGCGATCCTCCAGAGCGACCTGGGCCTGCAGGTGGACGAGGCGGCGAATGGGCTGTTCTCCACCAGCGGCGGGCCGGACCTGCCGGGGTTCCAGGTGCGGCGCTTCGACGTGCTTCCCGACCTCGCCGAGCGGTCGGGGCGGCTGAGCTTCGACACGTCGACGCTGCCGCTGGACCGCTTCGACGTGGTGGGCGTGGAGCTCGACTTCACCGTCACCAGCTTCACCTCAACCGGCACGGGCTCGACGCCGAACAGCGGGGTGGACGTGTCGGGCTTCTCGCTGGACGACTCCCCGTTTGTCATCCTCGGCTCCGACCCGGGCGCGACCCTTCTCGCTTCCACGGCGGCCGACGAACTGGGCCGCTTCTCGCTGGACCTCGGCGCGGCGGCGGCGGCGCTGGTGGCCGAGGGCGACGGCTTCGGCGTGGCGTTCCGCGGGCAGGGCGACACGAACGTGTCGATCGCGGGGCCGGGCGCCATCCCCTTCGGCGACCGACCGGTGCTGGCGGTCAGCCTCCAGGAGATCCCCGAGCCCGCGACCGGCCTGCTCGCGGCGGCCGGCCTGGCCTGCCTCGGGCGGCGCCGGGCCCGCGTGGCGGGCTGA
- a CDS encoding class I SAM-dependent methyltransferase, whose amino-acid sequence MEPDPAFWDRRAPGYDAKLPAKGVNYAARLRRVAEAVPAGGRLLDAGCATGEITLDLAAGCGSVLGIDSSAAMIERAEAKAAGRGVANASFRAVGLADPTLDGEAFDAVTAYSLLHLVDPAAALRRVRALLRPGGVAVTETPLLGDWAWGWRVLIAAASRTPAAPPVAMLTRVGLEAAFAAAGLDVQESRVHNPRSGMHCITARRPNGA is encoded by the coding sequence ATGGAGCCCGATCCGGCGTTTTGGGATCGCCGTGCCCCGGGCTACGACGCGAAGCTGCCGGCGAAGGGCGTGAACTACGCGGCGCGGCTGCGGCGGGTGGCGGAGGCGGTGCCCGCGGGCGGGCGGCTGCTCGATGCGGGCTGCGCGACCGGGGAGATCACGCTCGACCTGGCGGCGGGGTGCGGGTCGGTGCTGGGCATCGATTCTTCGGCGGCGATGATCGAGCGGGCGGAGGCGAAGGCGGCGGGGCGGGGCGTGGCCAATGCGTCCTTCCGCGCGGTGGGTCTGGCCGACCCGACGCTCGACGGGGAGGCGTTCGACGCGGTGACGGCGTACAGCCTCCTGCACCTGGTGGACCCCGCGGCAGCGCTGCGTCGCGTGCGGGCGCTGCTGCGGCCGGGCGGCGTGGCGGTGACGGAGACGCCGCTGCTGGGCGACTGGGCCTGGGGCTGGCGGGTGCTGATCGCGGCGGCCTCGCGGACGCCGGCGGCGCCGCCGGTGGCGATGCTCACCCGCGTCGGTCTTGAGGCAGCTTTTGCCGCGGCGGGGCTCGACGTGCAGGAGAGCCGCGTGCACAACCCCAGGAGCGGGATGCACTGCATCACGGCGCGGCGGCCCAACGGGGCCTGA
- a CDS encoding NuoI/complex I 23 kDa subunit family protein yields the protein MPAITDSDTLNVDLPALDAAENFFLPEVFKGLGTTMKHILGSVGGSSRSGNKAMEYPEQRREDLPVLEGGLHRGNYRGVHRLNRDEEGRVKCVACFMCATACPANCIHIEGKTAPWDDREKYPVKFDIDELRCIFCGMCEEACPVDAIELTPVYDVVGLTRNEMVFDKTKLLAVYDETVEDKPM from the coding sequence ATGCCAGCGATCACCGACTCGGACACCCTCAACGTCGACCTCCCCGCGCTCGACGCCGCGGAAAACTTCTTCCTGCCGGAGGTCTTCAAGGGCCTGGGCACGACGATGAAGCACATCCTCGGCTCGGTCGGCGGCTCGTCGCGCTCCGGGAACAAGGCGATGGAGTACCCCGAGCAGCGGCGGGAGGACCTGCCGGTGCTCGAGGGCGGGCTGCACCGCGGCAACTACCGCGGGGTGCACCGGCTCAACCGCGACGAGGAGGGCCGCGTGAAGTGCGTCGCCTGCTTCATGTGCGCAACGGCGTGCCCGGCGAATTGCATCCACATCGAGGGCAAGACCGCCCCGTGGGACGATCGCGAGAAGTACCCCGTGAAGTTCGACATCGACGAGCTTCGGTGCATCTTCTGCGGGATGTGCGAGGAGGCCTGCCCGGTGGACGCGATCGAGTTGACACCGGTCTACGACGTGGTCGGGCTCACCCGCAACGAGATGGTCTTCGACAAGACGAAGCTGCTGGCGGTGTACGACGAGACGGTGGAAGACAAGCCGATGTAG
- a CDS encoding flavodoxin → MKAALLYGTCTGKTEAAAELIRDEFGEDFFETYEDIAQLEPGDLAQYDFIVCGVPTWDVGEIQYDWQDVYDELDSVDLAGTKIAFFGMGDQGGYPDTFQDAIGLVYLKMLERGAEGKIGFTETDTFDFTESKGVIDGKFCGLCLDDDCQPELTEQRVKDWVEQVKRELEAVPA, encoded by the coding sequence ATGAAAGCCGCACTTCTCTACGGAACCTGCACCGGCAAGACCGAGGCCGCCGCGGAGCTGATCCGCGATGAGTTCGGCGAAGACTTCTTCGAGACCTACGAAGACATCGCCCAGCTCGAGCCCGGCGACCTCGCGCAGTACGACTTCATCGTCTGCGGCGTGCCGACCTGGGACGTCGGCGAGATCCAGTACGACTGGCAGGACGTCTACGACGAGCTCGACAGCGTCGACCTCGCGGGCACGAAGATCGCCTTCTTCGGCATGGGCGACCAGGGCGGCTACCCCGACACCTTCCAGGACGCCATCGGGCTGGTCTACCTCAAGATGCTCGAGCGCGGCGCGGAGGGCAAGATCGGCTTCACCGAGACCGACACCTTCGACTTCACCGAGAGCAAGGGCGTCATCGACGGCAAGTTCTGTGGCCTCTGCCTCGACGACGACTGCCAGCCGGAGCTGACCGAGCAGCGGGTGAAGGACTGGGTCGAGCAGGTCAAGCGAGAGCTTGAGGCCGTGCCGGCCTGA
- the pdeM gene encoding ligase-associated DNA damage response endonuclease PdeM, whose amino-acid sequence MILAMTLHTRFGGDDWEVRAERALVRVRDATVLVTDLHLGKSDHFRASGIPVPDGADGDTLGRLDALLRAVGARRLVVLGDLFHNRQGVTDAVLGRLEAFRAAWPELRIENVRGNHDRHAGDPPASLRIRCVNGPIGDGGVAFAHEPAAGLAEPCGDGATPTFCGHLHPAVSIRTGRDRMRMPCFLFRGSTALLPAFGAFTGVHPIRPRPGDRVYAVGPGRVADVSAAVGGRSLAPR is encoded by the coding sequence ATGATCCTCGCGATGACGCTGCACACCCGCTTCGGCGGCGACGATTGGGAGGTCCGTGCCGAGCGGGCGCTGGTACGCGTCCGCGACGCCACGGTGCTGGTGACGGACCTGCACCTCGGCAAGTCCGATCACTTCCGCGCCTCCGGCATCCCGGTGCCGGACGGCGCCGACGGCGACACGCTCGGCCGCCTCGACGCGCTGCTCCGCGCTGTCGGGGCGAGGCGGCTGGTCGTCCTCGGCGACCTCTTCCACAACCGCCAGGGGGTGACCGACGCCGTGCTCGGCCGCCTCGAGGCCTTCCGGGCCGCCTGGCCGGAGCTGCGGATCGAGAACGTCCGCGGGAACCACGACCGCCACGCCGGCGACCCGCCCGCTTCGCTGCGGATCCGGTGCGTCAACGGCCCGATCGGGGACGGCGGGGTCGCCTTCGCGCACGAGCCCGCGGCCGGCCTCGCGGAGCCCTGCGGCGACGGAGCGACGCCGACCTTCTGCGGGCACCTGCACCCGGCGGTGTCGATCAGAACCGGCCGGGACCGCATGCGGATGCCCTGCTTCCTGTTCCGCGGGAGCACCGCCCTGCTGCCCGCCTTCGGGGCCTTCACCGGCGTACACCCGATCCGCCCGCGGCCGGGCGACCGGGTGTACGCCGTGGGCCCCGGCCGCGTGGCGGACGTGAGCGCAGCGGTCGGCGGACGAAGCCTTGCGCCCCGCTGA
- a CDS encoding CofH family radical SAM protein, whose amino-acid sequence MRNDPRLQEIAEKLDGGERLGLGDGRVLFETPDLWGVGELAGGVRRRMHGDRAFYNVNRHLNYSNVCVLSCKFCEFQRKPGQAGAYAYTVEQAQAEAVEAEAAGATEMHIVGGLHPKLPFRYYTDLLAGLKAVAPGLHLKAFTAVEIVHFARVSKRALRSDFAGGVRSVLQDLQAAGLDSLPGGGAEVFDDRVHREAWRGKIRSDEWLTVHRVAHELGLFTNATMLYGHLESRENRLNHLLALRDEQDVAIDSGFPARFQCLIPLPFFPDGSPLEHLPGPTGMENLRTIAVARLMLDNVEHLKAFWIMQTLPMAQVMLDFGADDIDGTVVWYDITKVQSEDARPTHQEVSVPVLERTIAEAGYTPVERDTLYREVVRDGATGKPSLRGSADRRLIPA is encoded by the coding sequence ATGCGGAACGACCCACGGCTGCAGGAGATCGCCGAGAAGCTCGATGGCGGCGAGCGCCTCGGACTCGGCGACGGCCGGGTGCTCTTCGAGACGCCCGACCTCTGGGGCGTCGGCGAGCTCGCCGGGGGCGTGCGGCGGCGGATGCACGGGGACCGGGCTTTCTACAACGTCAACCGGCACCTGAACTACTCCAACGTCTGCGTGCTCAGCTGCAAGTTCTGCGAGTTCCAGCGGAAGCCGGGCCAGGCGGGGGCGTACGCGTACACCGTGGAGCAGGCCCAGGCGGAGGCGGTCGAGGCCGAGGCGGCCGGCGCCACGGAGATGCACATCGTCGGCGGGCTCCACCCCAAGCTGCCCTTCCGCTACTACACCGACCTGCTCGCCGGGCTCAAGGCCGTCGCGCCCGGCCTGCACCTCAAGGCCTTCACGGCGGTGGAGATCGTGCACTTCGCCCGCGTGAGCAAGCGGGCGTTGCGGAGCGACTTCGCCGGCGGCGTGCGTTCGGTGCTCCAGGACCTCCAGGCGGCGGGGCTCGACTCGCTGCCCGGCGGCGGGGCCGAGGTCTTCGACGACCGCGTGCACCGCGAGGCGTGGCGGGGCAAGATCCGCAGCGACGAGTGGCTGACCGTGCACCGCGTCGCGCACGAGCTGGGGCTCTTCACGAACGCGACGATGCTCTACGGGCACCTGGAGAGCCGCGAGAACCGGCTGAATCACCTGCTCGCGCTCCGCGACGAGCAGGACGTGGCGATCGACAGCGGCTTCCCCGCCCGCTTCCAGTGCCTCATCCCGCTGCCCTTCTTCCCCGACGGCAGCCCGCTGGAGCACCTGCCGGGGCCGACCGGGATGGAGAACCTCCGCACGATCGCCGTCGCCCGGCTGATGCTCGACAACGTCGAGCATCTCAAGGCATTCTGGATCATGCAGACGCTGCCGATGGCCCAGGTGATGCTCGACTTCGGCGCCGACGACATCGACGGCACCGTCGTCTGGTACGACATCACCAAGGTCCAGAGCGAGGACGCGAGGCCGACGCACCAGGAGGTCAGCGTGCCGGTGCTGGAGCGGACCATCGCCGAGGCCGGGTACACGCCCGTCGAGCGGGACACGCTCTACCGCGAGGTCGTCCGCGACGGGGCGACCGGCAAGCCGAGCCTCCGCGGATCCGCGGACCGCCGGCTGATTCCCGCCTGA
- the xylA gene encoding xylose isomerase, with protein MPKIYFPDVQKIVYAGPDSTDPLTFKHYDPEALVEGKSMRDHLRFSASYWHAMVQGAADPFGGPTRPLPWTEASDPVQAARDTLDAMFEFLQKMDLGFWCFHDRDIAPELETLEATNAAFDEIVGLAEEKQRETGIKLLWGTANLFSHKRYMAGAGTSPCPEVFAHGAAQIKKALEATHRLGGAGYTFWGGREGYDTLLNTRLSAELGRFAKLLRLAVDHKRKIGFTGAFYIEPKPCEPTTFQYDNDAAACYAFLQHHGLEKEFSMNIEANHATLAGRAFEHELAYSAEHGILGSVDANRGDPMLGWDTDQFPTNLYDTTAAMGVILGMGGFTTGGLNFDARLRRQSVEPYDLFHAHIGGMDAFARGLKAAAKIRAEGRIEALVAERYRGWESELGRKIDAGEASLDSLFEHAVKADVGSAPAGRQERLENLLNEAI; from the coding sequence ATGCCCAAGATCTACTTCCCCGACGTCCAGAAGATCGTCTACGCCGGTCCGGACTCGACCGACCCCTTGACCTTCAAGCACTACGACCCCGAGGCGCTCGTCGAGGGCAAGAGCATGCGCGACCACCTCCGCTTCTCGGCGAGCTACTGGCACGCGATGGTGCAGGGCGCGGCGGACCCCTTCGGCGGGCCCACGCGGCCGCTGCCCTGGACGGAAGCGAGCGACCCGGTGCAGGCGGCGCGGGACACGCTCGATGCGATGTTCGAGTTCCTCCAGAAGATGGACCTGGGCTTCTGGTGCTTCCACGACCGCGACATCGCCCCCGAGCTCGAAACGCTCGAGGCGACCAACGCCGCCTTCGACGAGATCGTGGGCCTCGCGGAGGAGAAGCAGCGGGAAACGGGGATCAAGCTGCTCTGGGGCACCGCCAACCTCTTCAGCCACAAGCGATACATGGCCGGCGCCGGCACGTCGCCGTGCCCGGAGGTGTTCGCGCACGGAGCGGCGCAGATCAAGAAGGCCCTGGAGGCCACGCACCGCCTCGGTGGCGCCGGCTACACCTTCTGGGGCGGCCGCGAGGGCTACGACACGCTCCTGAACACGCGCCTCTCGGCGGAGCTCGGACGCTTCGCGAAGCTCTTGAGGCTTGCCGTCGACCACAAGAGAAAGATCGGCTTCACCGGGGCTTTCTACATCGAGCCAAAGCCCTGCGAGCCGACGACCTTCCAGTACGACAACGACGCCGCGGCTTGCTACGCCTTCCTCCAGCACCACGGCCTGGAGAAGGAGTTCAGCATGAACATCGAGGCCAACCACGCGACGCTGGCGGGGCGGGCCTTCGAGCACGAGCTGGCCTACTCGGCCGAGCACGGGATCCTCGGCAGCGTCGACGCGAACCGCGGCGACCCGATGCTCGGCTGGGACACCGACCAGTTCCCGACGAATCTGTACGACACCACCGCCGCGATGGGCGTGATCCTGGGGATGGGTGGCTTCACGACCGGCGGCCTCAACTTCGATGCCCGGCTGCGTCGGCAGAGCGTCGAACCTTACGACCTCTTCCACGCCCACATCGGCGGGATGGATGCGTTCGCCCGGGGGCTCAAGGCCGCGGCCAAGATCCGTGCCGAGGGCCGGATCGAGGCGCTCGTCGCGGAGCGCTACCGAGGGTGGGAGAGCGAGCTGGGCCGGAAGATCGACGCCGGCGAGGCGAGCCTCGATTCGCTCTTCGAGCACGCCGTGAAGGCGGACGTCGGGTCCGCGCCCGCCGGTCGGCAGGAGCGGCTGGAGAACCTGCTCAACGAGGCGATCTGA
- the queC gene encoding 7-cyano-7-deazaguanine synthase QueC: MEADTAPAPSGTPTPPIRRAVVLLSGGLDSATVLAIAKREGFRVTALSFRYGQRHGDELAAAARVADAAGVADHRVVDLDLSAFGGSALTDAAIEVPQRDGQQPPDPGIPPTYVPARNTVFLSVALALAEATGARDLFIGVNAVDYSGYPDCRPAFVEAFERLANLATRAGVEASPTGGFRVHAPLIRLSKAEIIRRGTALGVDYGDTLSCYAPAASGRACGRCDACHLRAAGFREAGLTDPAASTP, translated from the coding sequence GTGGAAGCCGACACCGCCCCCGCCCCGTCCGGCACGCCCACGCCGCCGATCCGCCGGGCGGTGGTGCTCCTCTCGGGGGGGCTGGACTCCGCGACGGTCCTGGCGATCGCGAAGCGAGAAGGTTTCCGGGTGACCGCCCTCTCGTTCCGCTACGGGCAGCGGCACGGGGACGAGCTGGCGGCGGCGGCCCGGGTGGCCGACGCCGCCGGCGTCGCGGACCACCGCGTCGTCGACCTCGACCTCTCTGCCTTCGGCGGCTCGGCGCTGACGGATGCGGCGATCGAGGTGCCGCAGCGGGACGGCCAGCAGCCGCCGGATCCCGGCATCCCGCCGACCTACGTCCCGGCGCGGAACACCGTGTTCCTGAGCGTGGCGCTGGCCCTCGCCGAGGCCACGGGCGCCCGCGACCTCTTCATCGGCGTCAACGCGGTGGACTACTCCGGCTACCCCGACTGCCGCCCGGCTTTCGTCGAGGCCTTCGAGAGGCTCGCGAACCTCGCCACCAGAGCGGGCGTGGAGGCGTCGCCCACCGGCGGCTTCCGCGTCCACGCCCCGCTGATCCGCCTCTCCAAGGCGGAGATCATCCGCCGGGGCACCGCGCTCGGCGTCGACTACGGCGACACCCTGAGCTGCTACGCGCCGGCGGCGAGCGGCCGGGCCTGCGGGCGCTGCGACGCCTGCCACCTGCGGGCCGCCGGCTTCCGCGAGGCGGGCCTGACCGATCCGGCCGCATCGACGCCTTGA
- the queF gene encoding preQ(1) synthase — MIDADLLEFFPNPAPDQPYLIEHVHEEFTSVCPKTGHPDFGEVVIRYRPGEACVELKSLKIYFQGFRDAGIFYEAVTNRVADDLHEAMKPRTLEVETRWRGRGGIRSVITATRGEAG, encoded by the coding sequence ATGATCGACGCCGACCTGCTCGAGTTCTTCCCCAACCCCGCTCCGGACCAGCCCTACCTCATCGAGCACGTGCACGAGGAGTTCACCAGCGTGTGCCCGAAGACCGGGCACCCGGACTTCGGCGAGGTCGTGATCCGGTACCGCCCCGGAGAAGCCTGCGTCGAGCTCAAGAGCCTGAAGATCTACTTCCAGGGCTTCCGCGACGCGGGCATCTTCTACGAGGCGGTCACCAACCGCGTCGCCGACGACCTGCACGAGGCCATGAAGCCGCGCACGCTCGAGGTCGAGACCCGCTGGCGGGGCCGCGGCGGGATCCGCTCGGTCATCACCGCCACCCGCGGCGAGGCGGGTTGA